In Pyrus communis chromosome 1, drPyrComm1.1, whole genome shotgun sequence, the following are encoded in one genomic region:
- the LOC137735770 gene encoding large ribosomal subunit protein uL3y-like, translated as MSHRKFEHPRHGSLGFLPRKRAARHRGKVKAFPKDDPTKTPRLTAFLGYKAGMTHIVRDVEKPGSKLHKKETCEAVTVIETPPMVVVGVVGYVKTPRGLRSLDTVWAQHLSEEVKRRFYKNWCKSKKKAFSKYSKKYESEDGKKDIQAQLEKMKKYCTVIRVLAHTQIRKMKGLKQKKAHLMEIQVNGGDIAKKVDYAYSMFEKQVPVDAVFQKDEMIDIIGVTKGKGYEGVVTRWGVTRLPRKTHRGLRKVACIGAWHPARVSFTVARAGQNGYHHRTEMNKKIYKLGKADQESHSAMTEFDRTEKDITPMGGFPHYGEVKQDYLLMKGCCVGPKKRVVTLRQTLLKQTSRVALEDIKLKFIDTSSKFGHGRFQTTQEKARYYGRLKA; from the exons TGAAGGCCTTCCCTAAAGATGATCCAACAAAAACTCCCAGATTGACTGCTTTCCTGGGATACAAAGCTGGAATGACCCATATTGTGAGAGATGTTGAAAAACCCGGGTCAA AGCTACACAAGAAAGAAACATGTGAAGCAGTTACAGTTATTGAAACACCACCAATGGTGGTGGTTGGTGTTGTTGGTTATGTGAAGACACCCCGTGGTCTCCGGTCCTTGGACACAGTTTGGGCCCAGCATCTGAGTGAGGAGGTGAAGAGGAGATTCTACAAGAACTGGTGCAAGTCAAAAAAGAAAGCATTCAGCAAGTACTCAAAAAAGTATGAGAGCGAAGATGGGAAAAAAGACATCCAGGCTCAGttggagaaaatgaagaaatattGCACTGTGATTCGTGTTTTAGCCCACACCCAG ATTAGGAAAATGAAGGGATTGAAGCAGAAGAAAGCCCATCTGATGGAGATTCAAGTGAATGGTGGGGACATTGCAAAGAAGGTTGACTATGCTTATAGCATGTTTGAGAAGCAGGTTCCTGTTGATGCTGTTTTCcagaaagatgagatgattgacatTATTGGGGTTACTAAGGGGAAGGGTTATGAGGGTGTGGTGACTCGATGGGGCGTCACCCGTCTTCCACGTAAGACCCATCGTGGTCTACGTAAAGTAGCCTGTATTGGTGCCTGGCATCCAGCTAGGGTGTCGTTTACTGTTGCCAGGGCTGGGCAGAATGGTTACCATCATCGTACTGAGATGAACAAGAAGATTTACAAGCTCGGAAAGGCTGATCAAGAGTCACACTCTGCAATGACTGAGTTTGACAG GACCGAGAAGGATATTACCCCGATGGGAGGTTTCCCACACTACGGTGAAGTGAAACAGGATTACCTTCTAATGAAAGGCTGCTGCGTGGGTCCTAAAAAGCGTGTTGTTACTTTGAGGCAGACGCTTCTGAAGCAAACATCTAGGGTTGCTCTGGAGGATATTAAGCTCAAGTTCATTGATACATCGTCCAAATTTGGCCACGGTCGCTTCCAGACTACCCAAGAGAAGGCGAGGTACTACGGGCGGCTCAAGGCTTAA